One genomic region from Spirosoma sp. KCTC 42546 encodes:
- the gcvP gene encoding aminomethyl-transferring glycine dehydrogenase codes for MKLNLRYQESFEDRHHGQTDAALTEMLKTVGVQSIDQLIEQTVPKIIRLKNPLNLPDPKSEMQFLTDFKKIAGQNKVFKSYIGTGYYDTITPNVILRNILENPAWYTAYTPYQAEIAQGRLEALLNFQTVVSDLTGMDLANASLLDEGTAAAEAMHMLYAMRPAAKKNASTFFVSERCHPQTIDVLLTRATPIGVNILIGDHRTVDLTNGDIFGLLLQYPATDGEVFDYTDLIAAAHELNSTVAVAADLLALTLLKSPGEMGADIVVGSSQRFGVPMGYGGPHAAFFATRDAFKRQIPGRIIGVSQDAEGKPALRMALQTREQHIRREKATSNICTAQVLLAVMAGSYAVYHGPQRLRSIAEQVHGLTKAFATALRWSAHEVSTENYFDTVTVKVSDTESLKKSAKAAQINLKYLPDDEHVSVSFDEAKTYHDLTELLTVFGVKADMEAILEGLETTWPEQLVRTSDYLTHPVFNTYHTEHEMLRYLKSLEEKDLSLVHSMISLGSCTMKLNATAEMIPVTWPEFGKLHPFAPKDQTTGYQQLFKELNDWLCEITGFAAMSLQPNSGAQGEYAGLMVIRAYHESRGDSHRTISLIPQSAHGTNPASAVMAGMKVVIVKCDERGNIDVADLKAKAEQYSENLSCLMATYPSTHGVFEEGIIEICDIIHQHGGQVYMDGANMNAQVGLTSPANIGADVCHLNLHKTFCIPHGGGGPGMGPIGVASQLVPFLPGHSMVHIGGNQAIHAVSAAPYGSASILTISYAYIAMMGGEGLTNATKRAILNANYIKARLNGHYETLYTGSNGRCAHEMIIDCRPFKTATGVEVEDIAKRLMDYGFHAPTVSFPVAGTLMIEPTESESKAELDRFCEAMIAIREEIREIENGQADRVSNVLKHAPHTATVALSDNWTRPYSREKAVYPLPQVRARKFWPSVSRIDSAYGDRNLVCACVPVEAYAAEVGEEVSVEQ; via the coding sequence ATGAAGTTAAATCTTCGTTATCAGGAATCCTTCGAGGACCGTCATCACGGTCAAACAGACGCGGCTCTGACCGAAATGCTTAAAACGGTGGGCGTCCAATCCATCGATCAACTGATTGAGCAGACTGTACCCAAAATCATTCGACTCAAAAATCCGCTGAATTTGCCCGATCCTAAGTCGGAAATGCAGTTTCTGACTGATTTTAAAAAAATAGCCGGACAGAATAAAGTTTTCAAATCCTACATCGGTACGGGATATTACGACACCATCACGCCAAACGTTATCCTGCGTAATATTCTGGAGAATCCAGCCTGGTACACGGCCTATACGCCTTACCAAGCCGAAATTGCTCAGGGACGGCTCGAAGCGCTATTGAATTTCCAGACCGTAGTATCAGACCTAACGGGCATGGATCTAGCCAACGCATCGCTGCTGGATGAAGGCACCGCTGCCGCCGAAGCCATGCATATGCTGTATGCGATGCGGCCAGCCGCCAAGAAAAACGCCAGTACGTTTTTTGTCTCGGAGCGCTGCCATCCCCAAACGATTGATGTTCTGTTAACCCGGGCTACGCCAATTGGAGTCAACATTCTCATTGGCGACCACCGCACGGTTGACCTCACGAACGGGGATATTTTCGGTCTCTTGCTCCAATACCCGGCTACGGATGGGGAAGTATTCGATTATACAGACCTGATTGCTGCTGCCCACGAATTAAATAGTACGGTTGCCGTTGCCGCTGATTTATTGGCCTTGACGCTTCTGAAATCGCCCGGTGAAATGGGTGCTGATATTGTCGTTGGTTCATCGCAGCGTTTTGGGGTGCCGATGGGTTATGGTGGTCCACATGCCGCCTTTTTCGCAACCCGCGATGCCTTCAAACGGCAGATTCCAGGCCGGATTATTGGGGTGTCGCAGGATGCCGAAGGGAAACCTGCTTTACGGATGGCGCTGCAAACGCGTGAACAGCACATTCGTCGCGAAAAAGCTACGTCAAACATTTGTACGGCGCAGGTATTACTGGCGGTTATGGCTGGTAGTTATGCGGTTTATCATGGCCCGCAACGGCTTCGTTCCATTGCCGAGCAAGTGCATGGATTAACAAAGGCATTTGCTACGGCGCTACGTTGGAGTGCCCACGAGGTTAGTACCGAAAATTATTTCGATACGGTTACCGTAAAAGTGTCGGATACCGAATCGTTGAAAAAATCAGCGAAGGCCGCTCAAATTAATCTAAAGTATCTGCCCGATGATGAGCACGTCAGCGTTTCTTTCGATGAAGCCAAAACCTATCATGATCTAACCGAATTGCTGACCGTATTTGGCGTGAAAGCGGATATGGAGGCAATTCTGGAAGGGCTGGAAACTACCTGGCCGGAACAACTTGTCCGAACATCTGACTACCTGACGCATCCGGTATTCAATACATACCACACAGAGCACGAAATGCTGCGGTACTTGAAGTCGCTGGAAGAGAAAGATCTCTCGCTGGTGCATTCAATGATATCGCTGGGTAGCTGTACCATGAAACTGAATGCTACGGCCGAAATGATTCCGGTTACGTGGCCAGAATTTGGTAAGCTTCACCCATTCGCGCCGAAAGATCAAACAACTGGTTATCAGCAGTTATTCAAAGAATTGAATGATTGGCTTTGTGAAATTACAGGCTTTGCCGCCATGTCGTTGCAACCAAACTCGGGTGCGCAGGGCGAATACGCAGGTCTGATGGTTATCCGGGCCTATCACGAAAGCCGGGGCGATTCTCACCGGACAATTTCCCTCATTCCACAATCGGCGCACGGAACAAATCCGGCCAGTGCCGTTATGGCGGGCATGAAAGTGGTCATCGTAAAATGCGATGAGCGCGGTAACATCGATGTCGCCGATCTGAAAGCGAAAGCCGAGCAATACAGTGAAAACCTTTCGTGCCTGATGGCAACCTACCCATCTACGCACGGGGTGTTTGAAGAAGGCATCATTGAAATCTGCGATATCATTCACCAGCACGGTGGACAAGTGTATATGGATGGCGCGAATATGAACGCGCAGGTTGGTTTGACCTCACCGGCTAACATCGGGGCGGACGTTTGTCACCTGAATCTCCATAAAACGTTCTGCATCCCGCACGGTGGCGGTGGACCGGGCATGGGACCAATTGGTGTAGCATCGCAATTGGTGCCTTTCCTGCCGGGGCATTCTATGGTTCATATTGGCGGTAATCAGGCGATCCATGCTGTTTCGGCGGCACCTTACGGTTCGGCTAGTATCCTGACCATTTCCTACGCCTACATCGCGATGATGGGTGGCGAAGGATTGACGAACGCAACCAAACGCGCCATTCTGAATGCCAACTACATCAAAGCGCGCTTAAATGGTCATTACGAAACGCTTTACACGGGCTCCAATGGGCGTTGTGCACATGAGATGATCATTGACTGCCGTCCGTTCAAAACGGCAACGGGGGTTGAAGTTGAAGATATCGCCAAGCGATTGATGGACTATGGTTTCCACGCGCCAACGGTTTCGTTCCCGGTAGCGGGTACCTTAATGATTGAGCCAACCGAATCGGAATCGAAGGCAGAACTGGATCGTTTTTGTGAGGCTATGATTGCTATCCGTGAAGAAATTCGGGAGATCGAAAACGGCCAGGCCGATCGTGTTAGCAATGTACTGAAACACGCACCCCATACCGCTACTGTTGCGTTGAGTGATAACTGGACCCGGCCTTATAGCCGCGAGAAAGCGGTTTATCCATTACCACAGGTTCGCGCCCGAAAATTCTGGCCAAGTGTTAGCCGAATCGATTCAGCCTATGGCGATCGGAATCTGGTTTGCGCCTGTGTGCCGGTAGAAGCGTATGCGGCTGAGGTTGGGGAAGAAGTTAGTGTAGAGCAATAG
- a CDS encoding DUF2268 domain-containing putative Zn-dependent protease (predicted Zn-dependent protease with a strongly conserved HExxH motif): MYARFLTFLVFYLISSQLQAQLVNTLRWKADSSYNTKSFAVAAPFYVQAGEVAEFPFQRKRVYYDAGCCYALLGQIDLAFKYLTLVVKTYGYDNLANIEKDADLKALHTDKRWLPLLNSIKPNPIYTDDPRKARLITTDVHNFWEAYNQVLKDTSRRMQIYRDQYLARATPGLQDYYEYKIRTLAKFVKSQEKLPKFYASLRPNTLKVEAQKPQMIDSFIKFKELYPAAKFPNVYFVIGSFSSGGTSTSNGLIIGLDQNCRTPAVPTDELTLWQKNNFSNLSELPHIVAHELIHFQQGSLANDTTLLRAALVEGMADFLGELISGKTANSRLGVYAKGREKQIWADFKKEMYLNRASNWIANSAQETADKPADLGYWVGYLICKAYYDEAADKKQAVYDMLNIKDYRQFLERSRVEEKIECL, from the coding sequence ATGTACGCTCGATTTCTTACTTTTTTGGTTTTTTATCTAATTAGTAGTCAGCTACAGGCGCAGCTAGTCAACACGCTACGCTGGAAAGCAGATAGTTCTTATAATACCAAATCGTTTGCCGTAGCAGCGCCTTTCTATGTACAGGCCGGTGAGGTTGCGGAATTTCCTTTCCAGCGTAAACGCGTTTATTACGATGCAGGTTGCTGCTACGCGTTATTGGGTCAGATTGATCTGGCATTTAAGTACCTAACGCTGGTTGTCAAGACGTACGGATATGATAATCTGGCCAATATTGAAAAAGATGCTGACCTAAAAGCTTTACACACAGACAAGCGTTGGCTACCACTCCTTAACAGTATAAAACCTAATCCAATCTACACTGACGATCCACGTAAAGCCAGACTCATTACGACCGATGTTCACAATTTTTGGGAGGCTTATAATCAGGTGCTGAAAGACACTAGTCGGCGTATGCAAATTTACCGGGATCAGTATCTGGCCAGGGCTACACCAGGTTTGCAGGATTATTACGAGTATAAAATTCGTACGCTGGCTAAATTTGTAAAAAGCCAGGAGAAACTGCCTAAGTTTTATGCGTCTCTGCGCCCGAACACCCTTAAAGTTGAAGCTCAGAAGCCACAAATGATCGACAGCTTCATCAAATTTAAAGAACTATACCCTGCCGCTAAATTCCCGAATGTCTATTTTGTGATTGGTAGCTTTAGCAGCGGTGGCACATCTACATCGAATGGGTTAATTATTGGGTTGGATCAAAACTGTCGAACCCCTGCTGTGCCTACTGACGAACTGACCCTTTGGCAAAAAAATAACTTCAGTAACCTTAGCGAATTACCCCATATAGTAGCCCACGAGTTAATTCATTTTCAACAGGGAAGTTTAGCAAATGATACGACGTTACTCCGGGCAGCTTTAGTAGAGGGAATGGCCGATTTCCTGGGTGAATTGATTTCGGGTAAAACCGCAAATTCACGCTTGGGTGTGTACGCCAAAGGGCGAGAGAAGCAGATTTGGGCTGATTTTAAAAAAGAAATGTACCTGAATCGTGCGTCGAACTGGATTGCTAACTCTGCTCAGGAAACCGCCGATAAACCTGCCGACCTAGGATATTGGGTGGGTTATTTGATTTGTAAAGCTTATTATGACGAAGCCGCCGATAAAAAACAAGCCGTTTATGATATGCTAAACATTAAGGATTATCGACAATTTCTTGAGAGGAGTCGGGTGGAAGAGAAGATAGAATGCCTGTGA
- a CDS encoding OmpA family protein: MKINTLSVLLIAVGLASGLMGCNSAMQAYKKGVRHYDAGEYNLALNQFQKAAKGNIDPARLNYYTAESYRLSNRFGEAVPFYQKAIEANTTEPDARLNYAYALKSQGNYTGALEQLQQYVANAPRTTAKGTLDKAKREVETLKAIDIIAKNKSLITLRNMGNLNSPGAEFAPVVRGEELVFTASRKEQVYKNNGQPMLGLYKTKLNQNPDETGSMPKPELFSTNIFEGNVNEGTPAFSKDGKTMVLARGNNGKRKGGLDVDLYISRFDGTTWSQPLRLPISDSLAWDGSPAFSGDGKTLYFASNRAGGAGGIDLYRTSIDASGRFSRPVNMGRDINTPGDEMFPYVGPNAKLYFASDGHPGLGKLDIFVATRSGGVTRVENMGQPINSPADDFGLVYTDPAKGFLASNRTGGKGDDDIYFFQEGPPADTTTIAKNPPSADAPKIVRYFIAGTVSVNETPVVPLDSAKVRILDDATGQPIAEVTTGESGTFGKYPLQEGKDYTILAERKGYLTRREQFTMQGKSIPPVFLTKSQTDTTFYVPVLLDKSVLNKTFVLENIYYDLDKYNIRADASPELDKIVVILKDNPTLKLELSSHTDTRSSDAYNLKLSQNRAKAAVDYIVSQGISADRLVAKGYGETRLVVKNAKTEEEHQRNRRTEIKILEL, translated from the coding sequence ATGAAAATCAATACGTTGTCTGTACTGCTAATAGCGGTGGGGTTGGCCTCCGGATTAATGGGCTGCAACTCGGCTATGCAGGCGTATAAAAAAGGCGTTCGTCATTACGACGCTGGAGAGTACAATCTGGCACTGAACCAGTTCCAGAAAGCGGCTAAGGGAAACATAGACCCCGCTCGGCTGAATTATTACACGGCAGAATCCTACCGGTTATCGAACCGGTTTGGCGAAGCGGTTCCGTTCTACCAGAAAGCCATTGAAGCCAACACGACCGAGCCAGACGCCCGGTTGAATTATGCCTACGCGCTGAAATCGCAGGGAAATTATACGGGGGCACTCGAGCAATTGCAGCAGTACGTAGCCAATGCGCCCAGAACCACAGCCAAAGGCACACTCGATAAGGCAAAGCGAGAGGTTGAAACCTTAAAGGCCATTGACATCATTGCCAAAAACAAGTCGTTGATTACGCTTCGGAATATGGGTAACCTGAACTCGCCGGGCGCTGAATTTGCGCCCGTTGTGCGGGGCGAAGAGCTCGTGTTTACAGCTTCGCGAAAAGAGCAGGTTTATAAAAATAACGGCCAGCCGATGCTAGGCCTGTATAAAACCAAGCTGAACCAGAATCCCGATGAAACCGGTAGTATGCCCAAACCTGAACTGTTCAGTACAAACATTTTTGAGGGTAATGTGAATGAGGGTACACCGGCTTTCTCGAAGGATGGCAAAACAATGGTGCTGGCACGGGGCAACAATGGCAAACGCAAAGGTGGGTTAGACGTTGATCTGTATATCAGCCGCTTCGATGGTACTACCTGGAGTCAGCCGCTTCGGTTACCCATTAGTGACTCATTAGCCTGGGATGGTTCACCCGCCTTTTCGGGGGATGGTAAAACGCTCTATTTCGCATCGAACCGGGCCGGTGGCGCTGGTGGAATCGACTTGTATCGGACCAGCATCGACGCATCAGGACGCTTTAGTCGCCCGGTCAATATGGGCCGCGATATAAATACCCCCGGCGATGAAATGTTCCCTTATGTTGGCCCGAATGCCAAATTGTATTTTGCCTCAGACGGACATCCCGGTTTAGGGAAACTGGACATTTTTGTGGCCACTCGTTCAGGGGGCGTTACGCGGGTTGAGAATATGGGTCAGCCAATTAACTCGCCAGCCGATGATTTTGGCCTGGTTTATACCGATCCGGCAAAAGGCTTCCTGGCATCTAACCGGACAGGTGGTAAAGGGGACGATGATATCTATTTCTTCCAGGAAGGCCCACCTGCCGATACAACCACGATTGCTAAGAATCCACCGTCAGCCGATGCACCTAAAATCGTACGTTATTTTATAGCAGGAACTGTTTCGGTCAACGAAACTCCCGTTGTGCCACTGGATTCGGCCAAAGTACGAATTCTGGACGATGCCACCGGCCAACCTATTGCCGAAGTAACAACGGGAGAATCGGGCACGTTTGGTAAATATCCATTACAGGAAGGGAAAGACTATACAATTCTGGCCGAACGGAAGGGCTATCTGACTCGTCGGGAGCAATTTACGATGCAGGGTAAAAGCATCCCTCCGGTTTTTCTGACCAAATCCCAGACCGACACAACGTTCTACGTTCCGGTTCTCCTGGATAAATCGGTACTCAACAAGACGTTTGTTTTGGAAAACATTTACTACGATCTGGATAAGTACAATATCCGGGCGGATGCTTCGCCAGAACTCGACAAGATCGTGGTCATTTTGAAAGATAACCCAACGCTCAAACTGGAACTCAGTTCACATACCGATACTCGTTCTTCAGATGCCTACAACCTGAAACTGTCGCAGAACCGGGCAAAAGCCGCCGTTGATTATATCGTGTCGCAGGGAATTTCGGCCGATCGATTAGTGGCAAAAGGGTATGGTGAAACTCGACTGGTGGTTAAAAATGCCAAAACCGAAGAGGAACACCAGCGCAACCGCCGAACAGAGATCAAGATTCTGGAATTGTAA
- a CDS encoding TspO/MBR family protein, with amino-acid sequence MKNDRLRQFFVVFSVISLIVMNYLSNVGAFGGKTNKEISDKYHTLITPAGYAFSIWGIIFLGLLAFAVYQGLGTQRTNPRFRAIGWWVVLNGFCNAIWSPLFNNEQIGIALVVILVMLFSLLIIEQRLLEKKHVPIVAIDQNATLPESTTSSAETWLARVPFSIYFGWLTVATILNVTVYLKATDFGLMDLSEQTWAVAMLIVGLLVGTVVFNRFRSIAYILVFAWAYVAIAVEQTSYNQIKLVAGAGAIIAVGLAIAGLISRKTPSYS; translated from the coding sequence ATGAAGAACGACAGACTGCGTCAATTTTTCGTTGTGTTTAGTGTCATTTCGCTTATCGTTATGAACTATCTCTCCAATGTCGGTGCGTTTGGAGGGAAAACGAACAAAGAAATTTCGGATAAATACCATACGCTGATTACACCGGCAGGTTATGCGTTTTCCATTTGGGGAATCATTTTTCTTGGGTTGCTGGCCTTTGCGGTCTATCAGGGGCTTGGCACCCAGCGAACAAATCCTCGGTTTCGGGCTATAGGCTGGTGGGTTGTATTGAATGGCTTTTGTAATGCCATCTGGAGTCCACTCTTCAATAATGAACAAATCGGAATTGCGCTGGTCGTTATCCTGGTGATGTTGTTTTCATTGCTCATTATTGAGCAACGTCTGTTAGAAAAGAAACACGTTCCCATCGTAGCGATCGACCAAAATGCGACCCTTCCAGAATCGACAACATCATCAGCAGAAACGTGGTTAGCTCGTGTTCCCTTTTCGATCTACTTCGGCTGGCTAACGGTGGCAACGATTCTTAATGTTACTGTGTATTTAAAAGCGACCGATTTTGGTCTGATGGATCTGAGCGAACAAACCTGGGCTGTGGCCATGCTAATTGTAGGGCTATTGGTTGGCACTGTTGTCTTTAACCGGTTTCGAAGTATAGCGTATATACTGGTTTTCGCCTGGGCTTATGTGGCCATCGCCGTTGAGCAAACGAGCTATAATCAAATCAAGCTAGTAGCAGGTGCCGGAGCTATTATTGCGGTAGGGCTGGCCATCGCAGGCCTGATTTCTCGAAAAACACCGTCGTATAGTTAG
- a CDS encoding peptidylprolyl isomerase → MPKAQMNTDKGTMTIEFFEKDAPKAVNNFITLAKKGFYDGVKFHRVIPNFMIQGGDPTGTGAGGPGYTIDCELTGENQYHDRGVLSMAHRGRNTGGSQFFICHNRQNTAHLDRNHTVFGKVVDGLDVIDQIQQGDKINSITVLEDEAA, encoded by the coding sequence ATGCCAAAGGCACAAATGAATACGGATAAGGGCACGATGACCATTGAGTTCTTCGAGAAAGATGCCCCGAAAGCGGTAAACAACTTTATCACGCTTGCTAAAAAAGGATTTTACGACGGGGTCAAATTTCACCGCGTTATTCCAAATTTCATGATTCAGGGGGGTGACCCAACCGGAACCGGTGCGGGCGGACCAGGCTATACCATTGATTGCGAACTAACCGGTGAGAATCAATACCACGACCGGGGTGTATTGTCGATGGCACACCGGGGCCGTAACACGGGTGGTTCGCAGTTTTTCATCTGCCACAACCGCCAGAACACGGCTCACCTCGACCGGAACCACACGGTTTTTGGTAAAGTTGTTGACGGCCTGGACGTAATTGACCAGATTCAACAAGGCGATAAAATCAACAGCATTACGGTACTGGAAGACGAAGCGGCTTAA
- a CDS encoding AraC family transcriptional regulator has protein sequence MENQSIPYYDNLPDFLKAVKSIDTTNRCFGIFPFEQFGGPGEVIPPFRSSTYVAALVTEGTGTIHLDGVPYQVQPGTLYFLRPWTVRSIHKEDQWHGQVLMFTSEFVTKRSLLSDPMQEYPFYRKGAQPLIHITSDEVTELASQFELIAAESGHPTRSKADRLDLIYHLLQALLIKSRHTYRQTLSAIEYSQPVSLVERFQSLLQMYYLPDPNQDAPVLLTVHEAAERLHIHPHYLSDILKKYTGKTALQHIRERTAFEAQNLIRNTNLTVAEIGYQLHFDDPSNFTKFFKSITGITPRTYREQLYALAA, from the coding sequence GTGGAAAATCAATCGATTCCGTACTACGATAACCTGCCGGATTTTTTGAAGGCTGTGAAGTCGATTGACACCACCAATCGATGCTTCGGTATTTTTCCATTTGAGCAATTTGGCGGACCCGGAGAAGTAATTCCACCGTTTCGAAGTAGTACCTATGTGGCCGCTCTGGTAACTGAAGGGACGGGCACTATTCACCTGGATGGCGTTCCTTATCAGGTTCAGCCGGGAACGTTATATTTTTTGCGCCCCTGGACAGTCCGATCAATCCATAAAGAAGATCAATGGCATGGTCAGGTACTGATGTTTACGTCAGAATTCGTAACCAAGCGGTCGTTGCTTTCCGATCCCATGCAGGAATACCCTTTTTATCGGAAAGGGGCTCAACCGTTAATTCATATTACATCCGATGAGGTAACAGAATTGGCCAGTCAATTTGAACTCATTGCTGCCGAATCTGGTCATCCAACGCGTTCAAAAGCGGATCGATTGGATTTAATTTACCATTTGCTTCAGGCGTTGCTGATAAAGAGCCGCCATACCTACCGCCAGACACTTTCGGCCATCGAGTATTCTCAACCTGTTTCGCTGGTTGAGCGTTTTCAGAGTTTGTTGCAGATGTATTACCTGCCTGATCCCAATCAGGACGCGCCAGTTTTACTTACAGTTCACGAAGCAGCTGAACGATTGCATATTCACCCCCATTATCTAAGCGATATACTGAAGAAATACACGGGTAAAACGGCGCTACAGCATATTCGGGAGCGAACCGCGTTTGAGGCTCAGAATTTAATTCGGAATACGAATCTGACTGTAGCTGAGATTGGTTACCAACTTCACTTCGATGATCCATCCAATTTTACCAAATTTTTTAAGAGCATAACGGGCATAACACCCCGGACCTACCGTGAGCAACTCTATGCTTTAGCCGCATAA